A stretch of Fundicoccus culcitae DNA encodes these proteins:
- the plsY gene encoding glycerol-3-phosphate 1-O-acyltransferase PlsY: MQSNLSIFTQLLWIAIGYLSGSIPTGVLYSKIFHKVDVRQLGSGNSGATNIGRNFGFKAAVIVSVIDILKGWIPILMVRQIFPNEHLLIMLVGIASVLGHAYPIFAGFKGGKIVSTSFGVLVGFNFWIGLMTALVLFAFIYLTSTISLSALSSYTLGALYILVTNDQIVYGIGFLLITLFMYYRHRANIQRILNGTESRISWGLHNPNK, translated from the coding sequence ATGCAATCAAATCTTTCAATATTTACTCAATTACTGTGGATTGCCATCGGCTATTTGTCAGGTTCAATCCCAACTGGTGTGCTTTATTCAAAAATTTTCCACAAAGTAGATGTCCGTCAACTTGGAAGTGGTAATAGTGGAGCAACTAATATTGGTAGAAATTTTGGTTTTAAAGCAGCCGTTATTGTATCTGTCATAGATATATTAAAAGGCTGGATTCCTATTTTAATGGTTAGACAAATTTTCCCTAATGAACATTTGTTGATTATGCTAGTCGGTATAGCCAGTGTCCTTGGACATGCTTACCCTATTTTTGCTGGATTTAAAGGTGGGAAAATTGTTTCAACGTCATTTGGCGTTTTAGTTGGCTTTAATTTTTGGATTGGCTTAATGACAGCCTTAGTGTTGTTTGCTTTTATTTATTTAACAAGTACAATTAGTTTATCGGCTTTATCCAGTTACACGCTGGGTGCTTTATACATACTCGTAACCAATGATCAAATCGTTTATGGCATTGGATTCTTATTGATTACCTTATTTATGTATTATCGTCACCGAGCAAATATTCAACGCATATTGAATGGGACGGAATCAAGAATTAGTTGGGGGTTACATAACCCAAATAAATAA